The genomic stretch GCGCAAAGGCGCGCGAGTTCGCGATTGGCGCGGCGGCCGCGTTCTCGCCCGCCTGCGGAGCGCCGATCACAAGGGTGCCGCCGCTGCTGGTGGGCGGGGCGACCTGGGCAGAAGCGATCGAGGCCGCGAACGTGAGCACGACGAGCGGGAGAAGTACGGACAGTGAGCGTTTCATGGCTACCTCCGGTCGAGTGGCGATGCGCGTCGAAGGTTCGACGCTGCTCGTTCTCTAACGCGAGAGGCGTGCCGATCCGGACGAGACGTCCGGAATGTTCTTCAAACTGCGGAACACACTGAGGTTGCGGGCCTGAAATGCGGAACGAAGTGTGGCCCGAACGACCGGACGATTTCGCCGGTTCCCGCGAGCAATTTCATGATGGACGCTCAATTCCGCCGAATCACCCACGTATTTCAGCCTTTTGGGCCGTCTCGCCAGATTCAGCGAAGACGCGGCCTACGGCGATGCGATGGGAGCCCGTACTTCTTCATGAGCTGCCGCACCTTCTGCTCGGGGATTCCAAGGCGCCGGGCCGCGAGACTCTGATTCCCGCGTGCCTCCTGGAGCGCCTCGGTGAGCATCGTGCGCTCGAGTTGCCACACCGACTCCCGCAGGCCCACACCGGGCGGCCGCGGCATGCGAATGCGCCGACCGAGGCTGCGGGGCGGCGGTACCGCGCGGAGCACTTCTCCGGTCATCATGGCGAACACGCGCTCGATGTAGTTCTCCAGCTCGCGCACGTTGCCGGGCCATTCGCAGCCACTCAGCGTCGTGAGGAAATCCGGCGCGAGTGGCGGAACGGCGCGCGAGTTCTCGCGCGCGGACTTCTGCAAGAAGTGCCGCGCCAGCGCCGGAACGTCGGCCTTGCGCTCGCGCAAGGGTGGCACCTCGATCTCGATCACGCTCACCCGGTAGTACAGGTCTTCCCGAAACTTTCCGCTCTCGACCAGCTGGCGCAGGTTCCGGTTGGTCGCCGCGATGATGCGCACGTCGAGCGGAATCGGCTTGCCGCCGCCGACCGGCGTGATCTCGCGATTCGAGATCGCCGAAAGCAGCGCGACCTGCTGCTCGATCGGCATGTCGCCGATCTCGTCGAGGAACAGCGTGCCGCCGTTCGCCTGCAGGAAGCGGCCCGGTCGCGCCCGCACCCCGGTCGCCACGTTCGCGCGAATTCCGTACAACTCGCTTTCGAGCAGCGATTCCGGCAATGCACCACAGTTCACCACCACGAACGGCCCGGCGTTGCGCTTGCTCAGTCGGTGCAGCGTGCGCGCGATCAGGTCCTTGCCGGTGCCATTTTCGCCGGTCATCAGCACCGTGGCGTTGGTGCGCGCGGCGTGCTCGACGATCGTGAGCACCTGGCGCATCGCCTGGCTGGTGCCGATCACACCCTCCCACTTACCCTGCGCACCGATCTGACGGCGCAGCGAGAGGTTTTCGCTCGCCAGCGCTTCGCTCTCGAGCCGCAGCTCGTCGAGACGGCGGCTGCGCTCGATCGCGGCAGCCATCACCTGGGCGAAGCCCTCGACCATCACGCGCTCGGCCTCGCCAAAGCTGCTGGGGCGTCGTGAATCGTGCAAGTAGATGGCACCGATCACCCGCGTCCCGACGACCAGCGGCACGCACAGGATGGAACGCAGCCGCAGATCCAAAACGCTCTCGGTGCGCGCGCGCGGGTCCTGAGCGGCATCCTCGATCACGAGGCTGTCGCCGCTGTCGGTGACGCGCTGGACCAAACGGCGGCTGAAGCCGACCGCGCGGATGCGAAGGTCCGAGTCGACGGTGCCGACTTCGGCCATCGGCAGCAGCTGACCGTTCGATTCGTCGCGCAACAGCAGCACGCCGCGCTCGGCGCCGAGCTGTTCGACGACCGACTTCATCGCCCGGTTCATCAGCTCGTCCAGATCTCCGAGCGAGTGGAAGAGCCAGCTCACGCGTTCCAGCAGCTCGCGATCGCGCGTCGGGCTCGGCGCGGGCGCGCCGCGGTGCAGCAACTTGATCTGCAGAGCGTGCACCTGCAGCAGCGTCGCGCGGTCGCCGGTGCGGGCGCAGGTGTGCTGCGCTTCTTCGAGCCACTGCAGGACGTGGCTGTGCGCGGCATCGGTCTCGGGCGCGAGGCGCGCCAGCTCGAGCGCCACGCGCGCGTGGTCGGCCGGCGCCGGCAGGTTGTCGAGTGCCCCGAGCGCTTGAGCTCCGGCTTCGAACGCCTCGGTCAGTTCGCCGCGCACCAGTGCCATCTCCGCCTTGAGCGCGCGGGCATAGCCGAGCGGATAGGCGACCGGCTGCGTCACGAGCCACGCTTCGACTTCGTCGAGACGCTGCGCCGCGCGCTCGGCGGTCGAAGAGCGCAACGCGGCCCGGCCCGCGAGTGCTGTGGCGGTCGCCCATGCGATGCCGCGATGCCCCTGTCCCTCGGCCCACACCGACTCCCACGCCTGACCGGCTTCCGCCCACCGTTTGCGCGCTGCGTGCACGAGTCCGAGCTCGATGCGCGCCCACCACGCTTCTTCGAGCGAGCCGGCGGCGGAGTGTCGCAGGGCCCGATGAAGTGCTTTCTCGGCGCGTGCCCAGTGGCCGCGCACCCGCGCGGCGATCGCCACCGCACGCCAGGCACCCGACAGGATGCTCGGGCATGAGCGCTGCGAGAGCCGGACCGCGACGCGACCGAGTCGCGCCGCCGCGCGCGAATTGCCGGTCAGACCCTCGACGGTCGCGAGCAGCAGGTACGAATAGGCCGCATCGCTCGCGCGCCCGTCCTCGATCGCGATCCGCACCGATTCGCGCGCCGGCGCCTGCAGCTCGGACCAGCGACCGAGCGAGGTGAGAAACGCCGTGAGCTGGCCGAGCAGACTGTGCAATGCGTGGCGATTTCCGAGGCCACGCGCGCCTTCGACCGCGTGACGCAGGATGCGCTCGGCTTCGTCGAACCGGCCGCTCATGCGCTCGAGTCCCGCCGCCTGACCGAGAATCCGCGCCACCACCACCGGCCGACCGCAGCGCGCCGATTCGGTGCGGGCGCGCTCGATGTGCCGGGACGCTTCCTCGAGCCGCCCCGAGTTGCTGCCGATCAGCGCGAGGATCTCCGAGGCCAGTGCCGCGCCGAGCGGGTCGCCTTCGAGATCCGCCGCCGCGAGCGCCTCGCGAGCCTCGCGTTCCGCATCGTCCGAGCTACCGAGCGCCATCAGCGAGGCGGCGCAATTGATGCGGAGCTGAATGCGATGCGTGTTCGAGAGCGGTTCACCTTCGGTGCGGCGAATGACGCCGATCACTTCCTGCGGCGCACGCGCACGCAGCACCGCGGTCGAGAGCAGCAGCCAGCGGTCGCCGCGCCGCGCCGGCTCGGCGTCGAGTTCGAGTGCGCGCTCGAGCATCGGGATCGCATCGGCGTAGCGGCCTTCCGAGGTGCACGCGAACGCGGCACGCTCGAACCACATCGCGGCCGCGACGACGGCGTGCGCACCCTCCGCGATCGTGGCCGCGGCGAGCGCGATGCCTCGGTCGGCGTGCTGTTCCCATGCGCGTGCGGCCTCCGAGAGCGCGTCTTCCTCGAGCCCCGCGGCCTGCAGGTGATGAAAGCGATCGGCGGCCGGAAGTCCCGGCAGCTCGAGCAGACGGCGATGGAGCGCGGCGCGCTCCGGCGCCGCGAGCGACTCGAGCAGGCGGGCCGCGAGTGACGGAGCGCGGAACACCAGGCGATCGTCGGACTCGTGCGACACCAGCCCGCTGTCGACCAGCGTCTCGATCGTGCGCGATTCGAGTGCCGGGATCCATGCCGTGAGCCGATCGACCGGCAGCGCGACGCGGGCGACCGCCAGCAAGGCGACGACCGACTGCGCGGTTTCGTCGAGCTGGCGGGCACGACTCAGCAGCGCGGCTTCGAAGTCGATCGGCGCAATCGAGGTCAGAGACTCGGGGACGAACACGAGCCCCGCCTCGCTCTCGCGCAGCGCGCCGCACGCGGCGGCGGCATGGAGCAGCTCGGCACTCAAGCCCGGATGCCCGCTGGCGCGATCCCACACGAACTTGTCGAGAGCTGCCGGGACCGGGGCCAGCAAGCGCTGACCGATCAGGCGGGTGACGTCGGTGCGACGCAGCCATTCGAGTCGCTGGGCGTGTGCGAGCCCGGCGTCGGCGAGCAGCCGGATCGCCTCGTTGGCGACGCCATCGAGCGTGCGAACCGCCAGCACCCAGCGGATCGGCACCGCGACCGGGTGGAGCAGAACGCGCCGCAGCCAGGCGGCGGAGGCCTCGTCCAGATGATCGGCGTCGTCGACCAGCACGAGGAGTCCGCCACCCGCATCGGGAAGCGTGGTGGCCGCCGTGACCGTGCGCTCGACCAGGGCGGCGAGATCGTCGTTCGCCGAGTTCTCGGAACGCGCGCGGCGCCGGCCGCGACCTCCACTCTTGGCGCCACGCCCGCGTCCATCGCCACGCGTGAGTGCCCGCACCACCGCGTGCGCGAGCCCTGCGGGACCGTCGAGATTCGCCGCCGAGAGCGACAGCACCGCGCGGTCCGCGAGGCTCGCGCGCGAGCCCAGCTCGCCGAGGAGCGCGGACTTGCCGCAGCCCGCCGGGCCGGCGACGATCTTCGCCGCCGAGCGCACCGCGGGCTCGACGATCCACTGCTCGAGAGACGCCAGTTCCCGTTCGCGCCCCACCACCGTGCGCGAGAGCAGTCGCTCGGCCAGAGGCCGCCGGATCGCCGGAAGCCAGCGCTCGAGATCCTTGCGGACTTCGCCCGCATCACGCGGACGATCGACCGGGCGCGGCGCGAGCAACCGCAGCACCAGCTCGATCAGCGGCCACGGGGCGCCCGCCGACTCGAGCGGCAGCGAACTGGGTGGACCGAGCTGCTGCAGGCGCAGCACTTCGTCGGAGTCGGCGCTCTCGAACGGGAGGCGCTGCGCAATCAGCGCGAACATCGTGACGCCGAGCGAGTAGAGATCCGAGGCGATCGAAGGCGGACCTCCGAGTACGATCTCGGGTGCTGCGTAGCCGGGCGTGCCGCGATGCCCACCGCCGGGATCCGCGAGCCGTCGAACCAGTCCGAAGTCCACCAGGTAGACACTGGCGATGCGTTGCGGCACTTCCTGGCCGTGCACCACCAGAATATTTGAAGGCTTGAGATCCCCGTGCGCCAGGCCCTGCGCGTGCAGCGCCTCGAGCGCCTCGGCCACACGCTCGGCGACGACCCCGAGCGCGCGCCAGTCGCCGCGTGCCACCACGCGGTCGGCGGCCAGGCCCGGCACGTAGTCCATGGTGAAGTACGGCTCGCCGCCGGGCCCGAAGCCGAAGTCGTGGACCTGCACCAGGGCGGGGTGCTGGAAGCGCTTGAGAGCCTCGAATTCGGCACGCAGAGTCGCGGCGGCGGTCGGATCGGCCTGCGCGCGCAGCTTCTTGAGCGCGACTTCGCGGCCGGTCGCGAGGTCGTGAGCGAGAAACACCTCGCCCATCGCACCGCGGCCGAGACTTCGCAAAATCAGAAATCGTCCAGCGAACGCTACGTGCATGAATCGATTCGCACCCAAAGTTGGTGGGCCACGTACGTGCACAAGGTTCAGCGAATCGGGCTTACCACTCGGTAGGGGATGCCGCGGCCAATCCTGCATCCATGAGGGCCGCCGGCAGCTTACCCTCGTCGCCCGCGCGTGTCATGGGGGTTCTCACCCTCAGGTCGCGCCGAAACCTGCCGAGACTTCTCCCCCGAAGGCAACTTTCTCCCTCGGGGGCCCCTCATGCGCATCTCCAGACCGTCCGGAACCACTCAGCTGCTCGCCGACTTGCGCATGCGCTCAGCGCGCTTCGCCCGTGCTCAGCAGGAAGCCGTGAGCGGACTGCGCATACTGACGCCTTCCGACGATCCCGTCGGCTCGGCGACCCTGGCACGCATCGAGAGCCGAGTCGCCGAAATCGAGCAATTCCGGCGTAACGGAGTGTCGGCCCGCGTGAGCCTCGAGGCCGAGAGCGGGGCCCTGCATGCCGCCCGCGAGGTAGTGCTGCAGGCGCGCGAACTGGCGCGCGGCGCCACCGGGCTCGCACCCGGAGATCCGCTGAGAGCCCAGATCGTGCAGCAGGTTCAGCTCCTGCGTCAGGAGCTGGTCTCGCTCGGCAATACCCGCATGGGCGATGACTTCCTGTTCGGCGGAACCGCCAGCACCGCGCCACCGTTCCTGGCCGACGGCACCTATCAGGGCAATCTCGGCACCCGCGAGGCCGAGGTCGACGACGGCACGCGCGTGGTCGTGAGGCGCAACGGCCAGCCGGGCTTCGGCGCCGCGATTCAGGCCCTGGTCGACATCGAAACTCAGGTCACCAGCGGAGACGGCACCGCGATCAACACCGCGGCGACTGCCGCCGATCAGGCCGCGCGCGGATTGCTGGGGCTCGAGAGCGATGCCGGTTCGCGGATCGCCACCGTCGAGCGCGCTGCAAATCGCATTGCCACCGAACAGAGCACGCTGCTGACGCGTCGCGACGCCATTCGCTCGGTCGATCCGGCCGAGGCGGCGGTGCGGCTGCGTACCGAACAGCAGGCGTTGGAACAGGCTTACGCGGTCACAGCGCGCGCGCTCGAACTCAATCTGCTCGACTTCCTGCGCTGATCGTGCGGCCCTCAAGTCGCACGCATGCAATCCGACTCTAGTGGGGTCGGCCAAACCAGCCGACGCGCGGGCAGAACGCCCGCGGCCCAACTCAAAGTCCCAGAATGGAGAGGACTTCAATGCCGAT from Candidatus Eisenbacteria bacterium encodes the following:
- a CDS encoding sigma 54-interacting transcriptional regulator; amino-acid sequence: MGEVFLAHDLATGREVALKKLRAQADPTAAATLRAEFEALKRFQHPALVQVHDFGFGPGGEPYFTMDYVPGLAADRVVARGDWRALGVVAERVAEALEALHAQGLAHGDLKPSNILVVHGQEVPQRIASVYLVDFGLVRRLADPGGGHRGTPGYAAPEIVLGGPPSIASDLYSLGVTMFALIAQRLPFESADSDEVLRLQQLGPPSSLPLESAGAPWPLIELVLRLLAPRPVDRPRDAGEVRKDLERWLPAIRRPLAERLLSRTVVGRERELASLEQWIVEPAVRSAAKIVAGPAGCGKSALLGELGSRASLADRAVLSLSAANLDGPAGLAHAVVRALTRGDGRGRGAKSGGRGRRRARSENSANDDLAALVERTVTAATTLPDAGGGLLVLVDDADHLDEASAAWLRRVLLHPVAVPIRWVLAVRTLDGVANEAIRLLADAGLAHAQRLEWLRRTDVTRLIGQRLLAPVPAALDKFVWDRASGHPGLSAELLHAAAACGALRESEAGLVFVPESLTSIAPIDFEAALLSRARQLDETAQSVVALLAVARVALPVDRLTAWIPALESRTIETLVDSGLVSHESDDRLVFRAPSLAARLLESLAAPERAALHRRLLELPGLPAADRFHHLQAAGLEEDALSEAARAWEQHADRGIALAAATIAEGAHAVVAAAMWFERAAFACTSEGRYADAIPMLERALELDAEPARRGDRWLLLSTAVLRARAPQEVIGVIRRTEGEPLSNTHRIQLRINCAASLMALGSSDDAEREAREALAAADLEGDPLGAALASEILALIGSNSGRLEEASRHIERARTESARCGRPVVVARILGQAAGLERMSGRFDEAERILRHAVEGARGLGNRHALHSLLGQLTAFLTSLGRWSELQAPARESVRIAIEDGRASDAAYSYLLLATVEGLTGNSRAAARLGRVAVRLSQRSCPSILSGAWRAVAIAARVRGHWARAEKALHRALRHSAAGSLEEAWWARIELGLVHAARKRWAEAGQAWESVWAEGQGHRGIAWATATALAGRAALRSSTAERAAQRLDEVEAWLVTQPVAYPLGYARALKAEMALVRGELTEAFEAGAQALGALDNLPAPADHARVALELARLAPETDAAHSHVLQWLEEAQHTCARTGDRATLLQVHALQIKLLHRGAPAPSPTRDRELLERVSWLFHSLGDLDELMNRAMKSVVEQLGAERGVLLLRDESNGQLLPMAEVGTVDSDLRIRAVGFSRRLVQRVTDSGDSLVIEDAAQDPRARTESVLDLRLRSILCVPLVVGTRVIGAIYLHDSRRPSSFGEAERVMVEGFAQVMAAAIERSRRLDELRLESEALASENLSLRRQIGAQGKWEGVIGTSQAMRQVLTIVEHAARTNATVLMTGENGTGKDLIARTLHRLSKRNAGPFVVVNCGALPESLLESELYGIRANVATGVRARPGRFLQANGGTLFLDEIGDMPIEQQVALLSAISNREITPVGGGKPIPLDVRIIAATNRNLRQLVESGKFREDLYYRVSVIEIEVPPLRERKADVPALARHFLQKSARENSRAVPPLAPDFLTTLSGCEWPGNVRELENYIERVFAMMTGEVLRAVPPPRSLGRRIRMPRPPGVGLRESVWQLERTMLTEALQEARGNQSLAARRLGIPEQKVRQLMKKYGLPSHRRRPRLR